From a single Sorghum bicolor cultivar BTx623 chromosome 5, Sorghum_bicolor_NCBIv3, whole genome shotgun sequence genomic region:
- the LOC8079994 gene encoding uncharacterized protein LOC8079994, protein MERISSSLQSWVEEHKLSTIGAVWATAVGASVAYSRRRAPARATSLRLIHARMHAQALTLAVLGGAALAHHYSGSSAGKQRQEELDYGFYSQLPPATDADGNENERWSW, encoded by the exons ATGGAGAGGATTAGCTCGTCCCTGCAGTCGTGGGTGGAGGAACACAAGCTCTCAACCATCG GAGCCGTGTGGGCGACGGCGGTGGGCGCGTCGGTGGCGTACAGCCGGCGTCGGGCGCCGGCGCGTGCCACGAGCCTGCGCCTCATCCACGCCAGGATGCACGCCCAGGCGCTCACACTCGCCGTCCTCGGCGGAGCCGCGCTCGCGCACCACTACTCCGGCAGCAGCGCCGGGAAGCAGCGGCAGGAGGAGCTGGACTACGGCTTCTACTCCCAGCTGCCGCCGGCCACCGACGCCGACGGCAACGAGAACGAGCGCTGGAGCTGGTAG
- the LOC8067600 gene encoding BTB/POZ domain-containing protein At1g01640, translating to MDCCICSPMAAVYRLPRNAICAPCHEGAKAIIGFLNKDDEHQHEEEGSLSHGSVLKSRGSVKPNSPTKGMRDAWEQVKEMRGREEEAHQRAAFLAMAWKEGVHTDIVVKPGTGPPIPAHKAILAARSEVFRHMLAADERCKAPAGDAISLPELTHGELDLFLAFLYTGALENNKDDDGDHQLHALLVAADKYDVPFLRRACEARLAAAVDASNVLRTLEVADLSSSAALRERAMDTLVHHAEQVVFSPEYDDFAVRNAGLCVEITRALLGKMKTAPL from the exons ATGGACTGCTGCATCTGCAGCCCCATGGCAGCCGTGTACAGGCTTCCGAGGAACGCCATCTGTGCTCCCTGCCATGAGGGCGCCAAGGCCATCATCGGATTTCTGAACAAGGATGATGAGCATCAGCATGAAGAAGAGGGCAGCCTGAGCCATGGCTCTGTGCTCAAGTCCAGAGGGTCTGTCAAGCCTAACAGCCCAACCAAG GGGATGAGAGACGCGTGGGAGCAGGTGAAGGAGATGAGAGGCAGGGAGGAGGAGGCCCACCAGAGAGCCGCCTTCCTGGCGATGGCGTGGAAGGAGGGAGTCCACACCGACATCGTCGTGAAACCAGGCACTGGGCCCCCAATTCCGGCCCACAAAGCCATCCTG GCCGCGAGGTCGGAGGTGTTCCGCCACATGCTGGCCGCCGACGAGCGCTGCAAGGCCCCCGCCGGCGACGCCATCTCCCTCCCGGAGCTGACCCACGGCGAGCTCGACCTCTTCCTCGCCTTCCTCTACACCGGCGCGCTGGAGAACAACAAGGACGACGACGGGGATCATCAGCTGCACGCGCTCCTCGTGGCGGCCGACAAGTACGACGTGCCGTTCCTGCGGCGGGCATGCGAGGCGCGGCTGGCGGCCGCCGTGGACGCCTCCAACGTGCTGCGGACGCTGGAGGTCGCCGACCTGAGCTCCAGCGCGGCGCTCAGGGAGCGCGCCATGGACACGCTGGTGCACCACGCCGAGCAGGTGGTGTTCTCGCCCGAGTACGACGACTTCGCCGTCAGGAACGCCGGGCTGTGCGTCGAGATCACCCGGGCGCTGCTGGGCAAGATGAAGACCGCACCGTTGTAG